Proteins from a genomic interval of Rhodococcus rhodochrous:
- a CDS encoding isocitrate/isopropylmalate dehydrogenase family protein gives MLQTHRIGLLEGDGIGPEIVPATRRIVDTAVAVAGVAVDWVPLPVGASAIETHGSPLPQVTLDTLAELDAWILGPHDSASYPPEFRGQLTPGGRIRKHFDLYANIRPACALPGAPSVSPKMDLVVVRENTEGFYADRNMAVGSGEFMPTPDIALAVGVITRAACERIAHTAFDLASRRRKRVTIVHKANVLSRTTGLFRDVCQEVGRLYPSVTVDDQHVDAMAALLVRRGAEFDVIVTENMFGDILSDLAAELSGSLGTAASINASRTKAMAQAAHGAAPDIAGQGRANPIALILSAAMLLDRLGARADIEFSAAARSIEDAVRATVAAGVATADLGGTASTDEFTAAVVARLEA, from the coding sequence ATGCTCCAGACCCACCGCATCGGACTTCTCGAGGGGGACGGCATCGGTCCCGAGATCGTGCCGGCGACCCGCAGGATCGTCGACACCGCCGTCGCGGTAGCCGGGGTCGCGGTCGACTGGGTGCCGCTGCCCGTCGGCGCCTCCGCGATCGAGACACACGGCAGCCCGCTGCCGCAGGTCACCCTCGACACCCTCGCCGAGCTCGACGCGTGGATCCTCGGCCCGCACGACAGCGCCTCGTACCCACCGGAGTTCCGGGGTCAGCTCACGCCCGGTGGACGGATCCGCAAGCACTTCGACCTGTACGCGAACATCCGGCCCGCATGCGCACTGCCGGGAGCGCCGTCGGTGTCGCCGAAGATGGATCTCGTCGTCGTCCGGGAGAACACCGAGGGTTTCTACGCCGACCGGAACATGGCCGTCGGCAGCGGCGAGTTCATGCCCACACCCGACATCGCGCTCGCGGTCGGGGTGATCACCCGCGCGGCCTGTGAACGCATCGCGCACACCGCCTTCGATCTCGCGTCGCGACGCCGCAAACGCGTGACCATCGTGCACAAGGCGAACGTGCTCTCCCGCACGACCGGCCTCTTCCGGGACGTGTGCCAGGAAGTGGGTCGCCTCTACCCGAGCGTCACCGTCGACGACCAGCACGTCGACGCGATGGCCGCGCTGCTGGTGCGCCGCGGCGCCGAGTTCGACGTGATCGTGACGGAGAACATGTTCGGCGACATCCTGTCCGACCTCGCCGCCGAACTGTCCGGTTCGCTCGGCACCGCGGCGTCGATCAACGCCTCGCGCACGAAGGCCATGGCCCAGGCCGCGCACGGCGCCGCACCGGACATCGCCGGGCAGGGCCGCGCCAACCCGATCGCGCTGATCCTCTCCGCCGCCATGCTTCTCGACCGTCTCGGGGCGCGCGCGGACATCGAGTTCTCCGCGGCCGCCCGCAGCATCGAGGACGCGGTGCGCGCGACCGTCGCGGCGGGTGTCGCGACCGCCGATCTCGGTGGCACCGCGTCGACGGACGAGTTCACCGCCGCGGTCGTCGCCCGCCTCGAGGCCTGA
- a CDS encoding 2'-5' RNA ligase family protein: MVQSVELLLDAPLDAAVRDEWTRLLDAGLHSQGRVRSESNRPHVTLFVAHAVPDELEDALRTAIAVRRITLRLGGVVIFGGRYATLARTVVPSIELLELQARVFEVLSDCPGIPAHIRPGEWTPHVTLARRVPAARVGAAVLAAQTPERQLTGSSAGVRRWDGEAKREWLLS, from the coding sequence GTGGTCCAGTCGGTGGAACTCCTCCTCGACGCCCCGCTCGACGCGGCGGTGCGCGACGAGTGGACGCGGCTGCTCGACGCCGGTCTGCACAGTCAGGGACGGGTCCGTTCCGAATCCAACCGTCCGCACGTGACGCTGTTCGTCGCCCATGCCGTGCCGGACGAACTCGAGGACGCGCTGCGGACCGCCATCGCGGTCCGGCGGATCACCCTCCGGCTCGGTGGCGTGGTGATCTTCGGTGGCCGATACGCGACGCTCGCCCGCACGGTCGTGCCGTCGATCGAGCTGCTCGAACTCCAGGCGCGGGTGTTCGAGGTGCTTTCGGACTGCCCCGGGATCCCCGCGCACATCCGGCCCGGCGAGTGGACGCCGCACGTCACCCTCGCGCGGCGGGTGCCTGCCGCGCGGGTCGGTGCGGCGGTCCTGGCGGCGCAGACGCCGGAGCGGCAGCTGACCGGGTCGAGTGCGGGTGTGCGGCGCTGGGACGGCGAGGCCAAGCGGGAGTGGCTGCTCTCCTGA
- a CDS encoding amino acid ABC transporter ATP-binding protein, with protein MTSVDTPMVRADRVCKSFGAVKVLKGISLEVGRGQVTCLIGPSGSGKSTFLRCINHLERVDAGRLYVDGDLVGYAERGSKLYELHPRAAAKQRRDIGMVFQHFNLFPHRTVLENVIEAPMLVKKTKRNEAVDKARDLLARVGLADKVDAYPAQLSGGQQQRVAIARALAMDPKLMLFDEPTSALDPELVGEVLAVMRDLADGGMTMVVVTHEMGFAREVADQLVFMDGGVVVEAGDPRQVLADPKENRTREFLSRLL; from the coding sequence ATGACGTCCGTCGACACGCCGATGGTGCGGGCCGACCGGGTCTGCAAGAGTTTCGGCGCCGTCAAGGTGCTCAAGGGCATCTCGCTCGAGGTCGGACGCGGCCAGGTGACCTGCCTGATCGGCCCGTCCGGATCGGGCAAGTCGACCTTCCTGCGGTGCATCAACCACCTCGAACGCGTCGACGCCGGTCGCCTGTACGTCGACGGCGATCTCGTCGGCTACGCCGAGCGGGGTTCGAAACTGTACGAACTGCATCCGCGGGCCGCGGCGAAACAGCGCCGCGACATCGGAATGGTGTTCCAGCACTTCAACCTGTTCCCGCACCGCACCGTGCTCGAGAACGTCATCGAGGCGCCGATGCTCGTGAAGAAGACCAAGCGCAACGAGGCGGTCGACAAGGCCCGGGATCTGCTCGCGCGGGTGGGGCTGGCCGACAAGGTCGACGCCTATCCCGCGCAGCTGTCGGGCGGCCAGCAGCAGCGCGTGGCGATCGCCCGTGCGCTCGCCATGGATCCCAAGCTCATGCTGTTCGACGAGCCCACCTCGGCTCTCGACCCCGAACTCGTCGGCGAGGTGCTCGCGGTGATGCGCGATCTCGCGGACGGCGGCATGACGATGGTCGTCGTCACGCACGAGATGGGCTTCGCGCGGGAGGTCGCCGATCAGCTCGTGTTCATGGACGGCGGCGTGGTCGTCGAGGCCGGTGATCCCCGCCAGGTGCTGGCCGACCCGAAGGAGAACCGGACCCGGGAGTTCCTGTCCCGACTGCTGTGA
- a CDS encoding branched-chain amino acid ABC transporter permease has product MAPTSGCRRRPTSTLHRSVRAALVTLASVLFVLVGTGLASAQDPPDPPSPPASTAPAAPDEESAEGVTVRGTLNNAGERLDGVVVRATTEGGEVVAETESADGGRWELTVPPGTYVFEVDTESLPDDVTVQTSVTRDVAPGRANTVIFSFGEARTGSTVAWGETLVRTIVDGLRFGLVIAIAGVGLSLIFGTTGLTNFAHGELVTLGAVAAWIFNVTLGVQLIPATILAVIVGIVIGLLNNALIWAPLRRRRTGLIAQLVVSIGLAISLRYLILAFYSDRTQPFDDYQAQQQLVWGPIAITPVNLACIVISLVVLVGVALLLQRTRIGKAMRAVADNRDLAASSGIDVEHVIRFVWGLGGGLAALGGVLFGLSELGGRVQWEMGFKLLLLMFAGIILGGLGTAYGALVGCVVVGLLVQLSTLVINPDLKYIGGLLVLIVILVIRPQGILGSRTRIG; this is encoded by the coding sequence GTGGCCCCTACCTCGGGATGTCGGCGACGACCGACCTCGACCCTCCACCGATCGGTCCGCGCCGCACTCGTCACGCTCGCGAGTGTCCTGTTCGTCCTCGTCGGCACCGGCCTCGCCTCCGCCCAGGATCCACCGGACCCACCCTCACCGCCCGCGAGCACGGCACCGGCCGCACCCGACGAGGAGTCCGCGGAGGGGGTGACCGTCCGCGGAACGCTCAACAATGCCGGCGAGCGACTCGACGGTGTCGTCGTCCGTGCGACCACCGAGGGCGGCGAGGTGGTCGCGGAAACCGAATCGGCCGACGGTGGGCGCTGGGAGCTCACCGTTCCGCCGGGTACCTACGTCTTCGAGGTCGACACCGAGAGCCTGCCCGACGACGTCACCGTCCAGACCTCGGTGACCCGCGACGTGGCGCCGGGGCGGGCGAACACCGTGATCTTCTCGTTCGGGGAGGCGCGCACCGGGTCGACGGTGGCGTGGGGCGAGACGCTGGTGCGCACCATCGTCGACGGTCTGCGGTTCGGTCTGGTCATCGCGATCGCCGGAGTGGGCCTGAGCCTCATCTTCGGCACGACGGGGCTGACGAACTTCGCCCACGGCGAGCTGGTGACCCTCGGCGCGGTCGCGGCCTGGATCTTCAACGTCACCCTCGGTGTCCAGCTGATACCGGCGACGATCCTGGCGGTGATCGTCGGCATCGTCATCGGCCTGCTCAACAACGCACTCATCTGGGCGCCGCTCCGGCGCCGCCGCACCGGCCTGATCGCCCAACTCGTGGTGTCGATCGGGCTCGCGATCTCGTTGCGCTATCTCATCCTGGCCTTCTACTCCGACCGCACCCAGCCGTTCGACGACTACCAGGCACAACAGCAGCTCGTGTGGGGGCCGATCGCGATCACCCCGGTCAATCTCGCATGCATCGTGATCAGCCTGGTGGTGCTCGTCGGCGTCGCCCTGCTGCTGCAGCGCACCCGGATCGGGAAGGCGATGCGCGCCGTGGCCGACAACCGCGACCTCGCGGCGTCGTCGGGGATCGACGTCGAACACGTCATCCGGTTCGTATGGGGGCTCGGTGGTGGGCTCGCCGCGCTCGGTGGCGTGCTGTTCGGCCTGTCGGAGCTCGGTGGACGCGTGCAGTGGGAGATGGGATTCAAGCTGCTCCTGTTGATGTTCGCCGGCATCATCCTCGGCGGCCTCGGCACCGCCTACGGCGCGCTGGTCGGCTGCGTCGTGGTGGGTCTGCTGGTCCAGCTGTCCACCCTCGTCATCAATCCGGACCTGAAGTACATCGGCGGTCTGCTCGTCCTCATCGTCATCCTGGTCATCCGCCCCCAGGGCATCCTCGGCAGTCGGACAAGGATCGGGTGA
- a CDS encoding GlxA family transcriptional regulator, translating to MSGTPGTTGRLEKVVVPVLPYVETFELGVACEVFGFDRSDDGLPTYDFHLVAATSDPVRTRFGYTIEVPHTLDLLDDADLILLPAVNSEGIALDDERLEPLFAKLRAAVDRRARVASMCTGAFILGAAGLLDGRRCTTHWMHADRLARTYPTAQVDRDVLYVDDHPVLTAAGTAAGIDLCLHIVRSAQGAQVANTIARRMVVPPHRDGGQAQYVAMPLPECKDESLAPLLDWMSEHLDQELPVAALAQKAHMSARTFARRFVAEVGVTPARWLRDQRVLAAQRLLEETDLPIDVVADRVGFGTAAVLRQHFLRLRQTTPQAYRRTFRRSVDPVGVGRHEPVGV from the coding sequence GTGTCCGGAACACCTGGAACCACCGGCCGCCTCGAGAAGGTGGTCGTCCCCGTCCTCCCCTACGTCGAGACCTTCGAACTCGGCGTGGCATGCGAGGTGTTCGGGTTCGACCGCTCCGACGACGGCCTGCCCACCTACGACTTCCACCTGGTCGCCGCGACCTCCGATCCGGTGCGCACCCGCTTCGGCTACACCATCGAGGTGCCGCACACGCTCGATCTCCTCGACGACGCCGACCTGATCCTGCTGCCGGCGGTGAACAGCGAGGGCATCGCGCTCGACGACGAACGCCTCGAACCGTTGTTCGCGAAGTTGCGCGCCGCCGTCGACCGCCGTGCGCGGGTGGCGAGCATGTGCACCGGGGCGTTCATCCTCGGCGCGGCCGGGTTGCTCGACGGGCGTCGCTGCACGACCCACTGGATGCACGCCGACCGACTCGCCCGGACCTATCCGACGGCGCAGGTCGACCGGGACGTGCTCTACGTCGACGACCATCCGGTTCTCACGGCTGCAGGCACCGCGGCCGGCATCGATCTGTGCCTGCACATCGTCCGCTCCGCCCAGGGAGCCCAGGTCGCCAACACGATTGCCCGGCGCATGGTGGTGCCACCGCACCGCGACGGCGGACAGGCTCAGTACGTCGCGATGCCGCTGCCCGAATGCAAGGACGAATCGCTCGCACCGTTGCTCGACTGGATGAGCGAGCACCTCGATCAGGAACTTCCGGTGGCCGCACTGGCGCAGAAGGCGCACATGTCGGCGCGTACTTTCGCGCGGCGGTTCGTCGCCGAGGTCGGGGTCACGCCCGCGCGCTGGCTCCGCGACCAGCGGGTTCTGGCCGCGCAGCGCCTGCTCGAGGAGACCGACCTTCCGATCGACGTGGTGGCCGACCGCGTCGGTTTCGGTACCGCGGCGGTGCTGCGCCAGCATTTCCTGCGCCTGCGGCAGACCACGCCGCAGGCCTACCGACGGACCTTCCGGCGGTCCGTCGACCCGGTCGGCGTGGGACGCCACGAGCCGGTCGGCGTGTGA
- a CDS encoding amino acid ABC transporter permease translates to MSESTSARSAEPRPDEPEPIRAVPLRHPGRWISGAIVLIALGLFAWGAATNEAYRWDIYAQYLFDARITAAAWKTVQLTVLAMAIAVVLGVVLAVMRLSPNPVLRSVAWLYLWVFRGTPVYVQLVLWGLFPSIYKQIDLGIPFVHQFVHIDVQGLNAAFLFAVIGLALNEAAYMAEIVRAGITSVPEGQLEASTALGMSWSQTIRRTVLPQAMRVIIPPTGNELISMLKTTSLVAAVPYSLELYGRARDISGANFQPIPLLLVAATWYLAITSLLMIGQYYLERHYSKGLSRQLTARQLQALADAQNAPVTEAGKPTPKPGAPGEERI, encoded by the coding sequence ATGAGCGAGTCCACGTCCGCGAGATCCGCGGAACCGCGACCGGACGAACCGGAGCCGATACGCGCAGTACCCCTGCGGCATCCCGGACGATGGATCTCCGGTGCGATCGTCCTGATCGCGCTCGGGTTGTTCGCCTGGGGAGCGGCGACCAACGAGGCCTACCGCTGGGACATCTACGCCCAGTACCTGTTCGACGCCCGCATCACCGCAGCCGCCTGGAAGACCGTCCAGCTGACGGTGCTCGCCATGGCCATCGCCGTCGTCCTCGGCGTGGTGCTCGCCGTGATGCGTCTGTCCCCGAATCCCGTGCTGCGCTCCGTCGCCTGGCTGTACCTGTGGGTCTTCCGCGGTACCCCCGTGTACGTCCAGCTCGTGCTGTGGGGACTGTTCCCCTCGATCTACAAGCAGATCGACCTCGGGATCCCGTTCGTCCACCAGTTCGTCCATATCGACGTGCAGGGACTGAACGCGGCGTTCCTGTTCGCCGTCATCGGTCTGGCACTCAACGAGGCGGCCTACATGGCGGAGATCGTGCGCGCCGGCATCACCTCCGTGCCCGAGGGGCAGCTGGAGGCGTCGACCGCGCTCGGCATGTCGTGGTCGCAGACCATCCGCCGCACCGTCCTGCCGCAGGCGATGCGGGTGATCATCCCGCCCACCGGCAACGAGCTGATCAGCATGCTCAAGACCACCTCGCTGGTCGCCGCCGTGCCCTACAGCCTCGAGCTGTACGGCCGGGCCCGCGACATCTCGGGTGCGAACTTCCAGCCGATCCCGCTACTGCTCGTCGCCGCGACCTGGTACCTGGCGATCACCAGCCTGCTCATGATCGGCCAGTACTACCTCGAACGGCACTACTCGAAGGGTCTGAGCCGGCAGCTCACCGCCCGCCAGCTGCAGGCACTCGCCGATGCACAGAACGCACCGGTCACCGAGGCCGGCAAACCGACGCCGAAGCCCGGCGCACCGGGGGAGGAACGCATATGA
- a CDS encoding branched-chain amino acid ABC transporter permease: MDIVAVLQVSFAQLIGPSAIFYALLAIGLNLHYGYAGLLNFGQIGFALLGGYGVGIMTVTYDQPLWVGILVGLALAGLLALVLGIPTLRLRADYLAIATIAAAEILRLVFRSTASDSVTGSTRGLWGFADPFTSLSPFDSSRQYNLLGMRFYGDDLWAMVVGWTLVLLLCGLIYLLSHSPWGRVLEAVREDEDAARALGKNVFAYKMQALVLGGMIGGLGGIFNALQTKSINPDFYSTAQTFFAFGALILGGAGTVFGPVLGAMVFWFLLTLPDAFLRQAIAGPDPLLPLTEQQVGAMRYVLLGILIAVMMVFRPQGILGSKRKVQLDA, from the coding sequence ATGGATATCGTTGCGGTACTCCAGGTTTCCTTCGCCCAGCTCATAGGCCCGTCGGCGATCTTCTACGCGCTGCTCGCGATCGGCCTGAACCTGCACTACGGCTACGCCGGTCTGCTGAACTTCGGCCAGATCGGGTTCGCGCTGCTGGGCGGTTACGGCGTGGGCATCATGACCGTCACCTACGACCAGCCGTTGTGGGTGGGCATCCTCGTCGGCCTCGCACTGGCAGGTCTGCTCGCGCTCGTCCTCGGCATCCCCACCCTGCGGTTGCGGGCCGACTATCTCGCCATCGCGACGATCGCCGCGGCGGAGATCCTGCGGCTGGTGTTCCGCTCGACCGCGTCCGACTCGGTGACCGGATCCACCCGCGGCCTGTGGGGATTCGCCGACCCGTTCACCTCGCTGAGCCCGTTCGATTCGAGTCGCCAGTACAACCTGCTCGGCATGCGGTTCTACGGCGACGACCTGTGGGCGATGGTCGTCGGCTGGACGCTCGTGCTGTTGCTGTGCGGACTGATCTACCTCCTCTCCCACAGCCCGTGGGGGCGGGTCCTCGAGGCGGTGCGCGAGGACGAGGACGCCGCCCGCGCGCTCGGCAAGAACGTCTTCGCCTACAAGATGCAGGCCCTGGTGCTCGGCGGCATGATCGGCGGTCTCGGCGGCATCTTCAACGCCCTGCAGACCAAGTCGATCAACCCCGACTTCTACTCGACCGCGCAGACCTTCTTCGCGTTCGGCGCACTGATCCTCGGGGGTGCGGGAACGGTCTTCGGACCGGTGCTCGGCGCCATGGTGTTCTGGTTCCTGCTCACCCTCCCGGACGCCTTCCTCCGCCAGGCGATCGCCGGACCCGACCCGCTGCTCCCCCTCACCGAACAGCAGGTCGGCGCGATGCGGTACGTGCTGCTCGGCATCCTCATCGCGGTGATGATGGTCTTCCGGCCACAAGGCATCCTGGGAAGCAAGCGGAAGGTGCAACTCGATGCCTGA
- the polA gene encoding DNA polymerase I, giving the protein MTRASTSATSTAASDDRPTLLLLDGHSLAFRAFYALPAENFKTHSGQTTNAVYGFTSMLINLLRDEQPTHVAAAFDVSRKTFRAELFAAYKAQRSAAPDDFKGQIDLTKDVLGAMGIPVMAIEGYEADDIIATLATQAHAQGFRVLVVTGDRDALQLVNGDITVLYPRRGVSDLTRFTPEAVEEKYGLTPEQYPDFAALRGDPSDNLPGIPGVGEKTAAKWIREYGSLSGLVDRVDEVRGKTGDALRENLSNVLLNRQLTEMVRDVAVPYTPEQLALAPWDRDRIHRLFDDLEFKVLRDRLFETLSSAEPEAEEGFEVRGGIVEPGALGDWLAEHAPAGRRHGLAVVGTGTPYGGDATAIAVAGADGEGAYVSTVALTPEDENALAAWLANTAVEKAVHEAKFAIHALRGRGWTLAGITSDTALAAYLVRPGQRSFKLDDLSLRYLKRELRVEDTGAQQLSLLDDEDAADAQAAEAQILAARAVVDLAAALDTELGEIESVRLLTEMELPLLEVLADLEATGIAVDSTHLHDLQSEFAAQVAAAANAAYEVIGKQINLGSPKQLQVVLFDELEMPKTKKTKTGYTTDADALQNLFDKTGHPFLEHLLAHREHTKMKTTVDGLIKSIADDGRIHTTFNQTVAATGRLSSTEPNLQNIPVRTEAGRRIRDGFVVGDGFDVLLTADYSQIEMRIMAHLSADEGLIEAFRTGEDLHTFVASRAFGLSLEEVTPELRRRVKAMSYGLAYGLSAYGLAQQLKISTDEAREQMEAYFTRFGGVRDYLYNVVEEARKVGYTSTLYGRRRYLPDLNSDNRQRREIAERAALNAPIQGTAADIIKVAMIDVQKALSEAGLRSRMLLQVHDELVLEVVEAEREQVEALVRDKMDSVIELSVPLEVSVGYGRSWDAAAH; this is encoded by the coding sequence GTGACCCGTGCATCCACTTCCGCGACGTCCACCGCGGCCTCCGACGACCGCCCGACCCTGCTGCTCCTCGACGGCCATTCCCTCGCGTTCCGCGCGTTCTACGCGCTGCCCGCCGAGAACTTCAAGACCCACAGCGGGCAGACCACGAACGCGGTCTACGGGTTCACCTCCATGCTCATCAACCTGCTGCGCGACGAGCAGCCCACGCACGTCGCGGCGGCATTCGACGTCAGCCGCAAGACCTTCCGCGCCGAACTGTTCGCCGCCTACAAGGCCCAGCGCAGCGCCGCACCCGACGACTTCAAGGGTCAGATCGACCTCACCAAGGACGTCCTCGGCGCGATGGGGATCCCGGTGATGGCGATCGAGGGCTACGAGGCCGACGACATCATCGCCACGCTCGCGACGCAGGCGCACGCCCAGGGCTTCCGGGTGCTCGTGGTGACCGGCGACCGCGACGCGCTCCAACTCGTCAACGGCGACATCACGGTGCTGTATCCGCGGCGCGGCGTCTCCGACCTGACGCGCTTCACCCCCGAGGCGGTGGAGGAGAAGTACGGGCTCACCCCCGAGCAGTATCCGGACTTCGCGGCGCTGCGCGGCGACCCGAGCGACAACCTGCCCGGCATCCCCGGCGTCGGCGAGAAGACCGCCGCGAAATGGATCCGCGAGTACGGAAGTCTGAGCGGACTCGTCGACCGCGTCGACGAGGTGCGCGGCAAGACCGGCGACGCGCTGCGCGAGAACCTGTCCAACGTGCTGCTCAACCGCCAGCTCACCGAGATGGTGCGCGACGTGGCCGTGCCGTACACCCCCGAACAGCTCGCCCTCGCACCGTGGGACCGCGACCGTATCCACCGCCTGTTCGACGATCTCGAGTTCAAGGTGCTGCGCGACCGGCTGTTCGAGACGCTCTCGTCGGCCGAACCCGAGGCCGAGGAGGGCTTCGAGGTGCGCGGCGGGATCGTCGAGCCGGGTGCCCTCGGCGACTGGCTCGCCGAACACGCCCCGGCGGGCCGACGCCACGGCCTCGCCGTGGTGGGCACCGGCACTCCTTACGGGGGCGACGCGACCGCGATCGCCGTCGCCGGGGCCGACGGTGAGGGCGCCTATGTGAGCACGGTGGCGCTCACGCCCGAGGACGAGAACGCCCTCGCCGCATGGCTCGCGAACACCGCCGTGGAGAAGGCCGTACACGAGGCGAAGTTCGCGATCCACGCGCTGCGCGGACGCGGCTGGACGCTCGCCGGCATCACCAGCGACACCGCGCTCGCCGCCTATCTGGTGCGGCCCGGGCAGCGCTCGTTCAAGCTCGACGACCTGTCGCTGCGCTACCTCAAGCGTGAGCTGCGGGTGGAAGACACCGGCGCGCAACAACTCTCGTTGCTCGACGACGAGGACGCCGCCGACGCGCAGGCGGCCGAGGCGCAGATCCTCGCGGCGCGCGCCGTCGTCGACCTCGCTGCGGCCCTCGACACCGAACTCGGCGAGATCGAGTCGGTGCGCCTGCTCACCGAGATGGAACTGCCCCTGCTCGAGGTCCTCGCCGATCTCGAGGCGACCGGCATCGCCGTCGACTCGACGCACCTGCACGACCTGCAGTCCGAGTTCGCGGCCCAGGTCGCCGCCGCCGCGAACGCCGCCTACGAGGTGATCGGCAAGCAGATCAACCTCGGTTCGCCGAAGCAGCTGCAGGTGGTGCTGTTCGACGAGCTCGAGATGCCGAAGACGAAGAAGACCAAGACCGGCTACACCACCGACGCCGACGCCCTGCAGAACCTGTTCGACAAGACGGGCCACCCCTTCCTCGAACATCTGCTCGCGCACCGCGAGCACACCAAGATGAAGACCACCGTCGACGGGCTCATCAAGTCCATCGCCGACGACGGTCGCATCCACACCACCTTCAACCAGACCGTCGCGGCGACGGGCCGGCTCTCGTCGACCGAGCCGAACCTCCAGAACATCCCGGTGCGGACGGAAGCCGGTCGCCGGATCCGCGACGGGTTCGTGGTGGGCGACGGTTTCGACGTGCTGCTCACCGCCGACTACAGCCAGATCGAGATGCGCATCATGGCGCACCTGTCCGCCGACGAGGGGCTCATCGAGGCCTTCCGTACGGGCGAGGACCTGCACACCTTCGTGGCGTCGCGGGCGTTCGGGCTGTCGCTCGAGGAGGTCACCCCGGAGCTGCGGCGCCGGGTCAAGGCGATGTCCTACGGTCTCGCCTACGGATTGAGTGCCTACGGGCTCGCCCAGCAGCTGAAGATCTCCACCGACGAGGCCCGCGAGCAGATGGAGGCCTATTTCACCCGCTTCGGCGGCGTGCGCGACTACCTCTACAACGTGGTCGAGGAGGCCCGCAAGGTCGGCTACACCTCCACCCTCTACGGTCGCCGCCGGTACCTGCCCGACCTCAACAGCGACAACCGGCAGCGCCGGGAGATCGCCGAGCGCGCCGCGCTCAACGCCCCCATCCAGGGCACGGCCGCCGACATCATCAAGGTCGCGATGATCGACGTGCAGAAGGCGCTCAGCGAGGCCGGACTGCGGTCGCGGATGCTGCTGCAGGTGCACGACGAACTCGTGCTCGAAGTGGTCGAGGCCGAGCGCGAACAGGTCGAGGCGCTCGTGCGCGACAAGATGGACTCCGTCATCGAACTGTCGGTGCCGCTCGAGGTCTCGGTCGGTTACGGCCGCAGCTGGGACGCCGCGGCGCACTGA
- the trxA gene encoding thioredoxin, which produces MATKALTQQDFDEVVTSNDIVLVDFWADWCGPCKQFAPTFEASSDKHPDVVHAKVDTEAEQAIAAAANIRSIPTIMAFREGILVYNQAGALPPAALEDLVSQVKNLDMDDVRKQIAEARAEQG; this is translated from the coding sequence GTGGCAACCAAGGCTCTCACCCAGCAGGACTTCGACGAGGTCGTCACGAGCAACGACATCGTGCTCGTGGACTTCTGGGCCGACTGGTGCGGCCCCTGCAAGCAGTTCGCCCCCACCTTCGAGGCATCGTCGGACAAGCACCCCGACGTCGTGCACGCGAAGGTCGACACCGAGGCCGAGCAGGCCATCGCGGCGGCGGCGAACATCCGCTCGATCCCCACGATCATGGCGTTCCGCGAAGGCATCCTCGTCTACAACCAGGCCGGCGCTCTTCCGCCCGCCGCTCTCGAGGATCTCGTCTCGCAGGTCAAGAACCTCGACATGGACGATGTACGCAAGCAGATTGCGGAGGCTCGCGCCGAGCAGGGCTGA
- a CDS encoding ABC transporter substrate-binding protein, producing the protein MSRLAAGAAVLALATGCVVNTESTVPPGDRVTVEKVDAIASQLPPDIADGGTLEVGVNVPYAPNEFKDDDGTIVGFGVELVQALGDVLGLEAVLNEADFDRIIPAVQAGTFEMGSSSFTDTKEREESVDFVTYYSAGVQWAQRTGESVDPDNACGLRVAVQTTTIEDLEEVPAKSDECVARGLPPIDKVKYDSQDEAANALILGRVDALSADSPVTAYVIARSEGRLEPAGEVFDAAPYGFVVAKGSPFGPVLQQAVQYLIDSGAYDEITARWGMEDGAITASQINGATS; encoded by the coding sequence CTGAGCAGGCTGGCGGCGGGAGCAGCGGTGCTCGCCCTCGCGACCGGGTGCGTGGTGAACACCGAATCGACCGTCCCGCCCGGCGATCGCGTCACCGTCGAGAAGGTCGACGCCATCGCGAGTCAGTTGCCGCCCGACATCGCCGACGGCGGCACCCTCGAGGTCGGAGTGAACGTCCCGTACGCCCCCAACGAGTTCAAGGACGACGACGGCACCATCGTCGGCTTCGGTGTCGAACTCGTCCAGGCCCTCGGCGACGTACTCGGACTCGAGGCGGTGCTCAACGAAGCCGACTTCGACCGGATCATCCCGGCCGTCCAGGCGGGCACCTTCGAGATGGGTTCGTCGTCCTTCACCGACACGAAGGAACGCGAGGAATCGGTCGACTTCGTCACCTACTACAGCGCCGGGGTGCAGTGGGCGCAGCGCACCGGCGAATCCGTCGACCCCGACAACGCGTGCGGACTGCGCGTGGCGGTGCAGACCACCACCATCGAGGACCTCGAGGAGGTCCCCGCCAAGAGCGATGAGTGCGTCGCCCGCGGACTGCCGCCCATCGACAAGGTCAAGTACGACAGCCAGGACGAGGCCGCCAACGCCCTGATCCTCGGCCGGGTGGACGCACTGTCCGCCGACTCACCGGTCACGGCGTACGTCATCGCCCGCAGCGAGGGACGACTCGAACCGGCCGGTGAGGTCTTCGACGCCGCGCCCTACGGATTCGTCGTCGCGAAGGGTTCGCCCTTCGGTCCCGTACTGCAGCAGGCGGTGCAGTACCTCATCGACTCCGGTGCGTACGACGAGATCACCGCGCGCTGGGGCATGGAGGACGGCGCGATCACCGCCTCGCAGATCAACGGCGCGACGAGCTGA